A window from Desulfovibrio sp. X2 encodes these proteins:
- a CDS encoding LrgB family protein yields the protein MHSGLWHVALPVFWALATPLFYLAARAVNRRTGAWWSSPLLLSWLFCLVPALLLHTSYREYLVGTHWLLTLLGPTTVAFALPIYEQRELIRRHWPILAVGLVVGCSVALGSSWLLATWLSLSPELCRTLLPRSFTTPFAMAASSDVGGRPDLTAVCVVVTGILGGMVGESLRKLLPLRSTLARGMMFGMGAHGVGVAKAREVGREEGSVAGLVMVLAGLSCVAVAPLVALFLH from the coding sequence ATGCATAGCGGGCTCTGGCACGTCGCCCTGCCCGTGTTCTGGGCGCTGGCCACGCCGCTCTTCTATCTCGCGGCGCGCGCCGTGAACCGCCGCACCGGGGCCTGGTGGAGCTCGCCGCTGCTGCTCTCCTGGCTCTTCTGCCTGGTCCCGGCCCTTCTCCTGCACACCAGCTACCGCGAGTACCTGGTGGGCACGCACTGGCTCCTGACCCTGCTCGGCCCGACCACCGTGGCCTTCGCCCTGCCCATCTACGAGCAGCGCGAGCTGATCCGGCGCCACTGGCCTATCCTGGCCGTGGGGCTCGTGGTCGGCTGCTCCGTGGCGCTGGGCAGCTCGTGGCTGCTGGCCACCTGGCTCAGCCTCTCGCCGGAGCTCTGCCGCACCCTGCTGCCGCGCTCCTTCACCACGCCTTTCGCCATGGCCGCGTCCAGCGACGTGGGCGGCAGGCCGGACCTGACCGCGGTCTGCGTGGTCGTCACGGGGATTCTCGGGGGCATGGTGGGGGAGAGCCTGCGCAAGCTGCTGCCCCTGCGCTCGACCCTGGCCCGGGGGATGATGTTCGGCATGGGCGCGCACGGCGTGGGCGTGGCCAAGGCGCGCGAGGTGGGCCGGGAGGAAGGCTCCGTGGCCGGTCTGGTCATGGTCCTGGCCGGGCTCTCCTGCGTCGCCGTTGCCCCCCTGGTCGCCCTCTTCCTGCACTGA
- the rfbA gene encoding glucose-1-phosphate thymidylyltransferase RfbA — translation MKGIILAGGSGTRLSPITRGVCKQLLPLYDKPMVYYPLSVLMLAGIRDICIISTPQDLPRFRQMFGTGERLGLSLTYIEQPRPEGLAQAFLLAEEFIGADPVCLVLGDNVFYGQGLSKKLQECARLEKGGLVFGYKVKDPERYGVVEFDAAGRAISIEEKPERPKSRYAVTGLYFYDNSVVSIAKGLAPSPRGELEITDVNNAYLARGELRVEFLGRGYAWLDTGTFESLHQAAGFVQVIQQRQDLVVACIEEIAFRMGYIGLDQLEELGREMSKNTYGQYILDVVREERSSGR, via the coding sequence ATGAAGGGCATCATCCTGGCAGGCGGGTCGGGCACGCGGCTCTCCCCCATCACGCGCGGCGTGTGCAAGCAGCTGCTGCCGCTCTACGACAAGCCCATGGTCTACTACCCCCTGTCCGTGCTCATGCTCGCGGGCATCCGGGACATCTGCATCATCTCCACCCCGCAGGACCTGCCGCGCTTCCGGCAGATGTTCGGCACGGGCGAGCGCCTCGGCCTCTCGCTCACCTACATCGAGCAGCCGCGGCCCGAGGGGCTGGCCCAGGCCTTCCTCCTGGCCGAGGAGTTCATCGGGGCCGATCCGGTCTGCCTGGTGCTCGGGGACAACGTCTTCTACGGCCAGGGGCTCTCGAAGAAGCTGCAGGAGTGCGCGCGCCTGGAGAAGGGCGGCCTGGTCTTCGGCTACAAGGTCAAGGACCCGGAGCGCTACGGCGTGGTGGAGTTCGACGCCGCGGGCCGCGCCATCAGCATCGAGGAGAAGCCCGAGCGCCCCAAGTCGCGCTACGCGGTCACGGGGCTCTACTTCTACGACAACTCCGTCGTCTCCATCGCCAAGGGGCTCGCGCCGTCCCCGCGCGGCGAGCTCGAGATCACGGACGTGAACAACGCCTACCTCGCGCGCGGCGAACTGCGCGTGGAGTTCCTGGGCCGGGGCTACGCCTGGCTCGACACCGGCACCTTCGAGTCGCTGCACCAGGCCGCGGGCTTCGTGCAGGTCATCCAGCAGCGCCAGGACCTCGTGGTGGCCTGCATCGAGGAGATCGCCTTCCGCATGGGCTACATCGGCCTCGACCAACTGGAAGAGCTCGGCCGCGAGATGTCCAAGAACACCTACGGGCAATACATCCTCGACGTCGTGCGCGAGGAGCGCAGTTCAGGGCGCTGA
- a CDS encoding DUF1614 domain-containing protein, which translates to MQRGPSFHLPLGGVFMVVLFLVLAFLFAFVQVGVITIAFAKLGLTPNQGFLLLMGTLFGAAVNLPLFRTGRQVKVCKPDLSLMFRHQRGPWMRCEEGTLVDQTVAVNMGGCIIPCFLSAWLVSHMGVSLPLIIAVVVVSAVCYKLARPVQGVGIGIPILVPPLVTALAAITLAPPAQAPAVAYVSGSLGTLIGADVMHLLRPATMKELEAPMLSIGGAGTFDGIFITGILAVLLA; encoded by the coding sequence ATGCAAAGAGGCCCATCCTTCCATCTCCCGCTCGGCGGCGTCTTCATGGTCGTCCTCTTCCTGGTTCTGGCCTTTCTCTTCGCCTTCGTCCAGGTGGGTGTCATCACCATCGCCTTCGCCAAGCTCGGCCTGACCCCGAACCAGGGCTTCCTGCTGCTCATGGGCACGCTCTTCGGCGCGGCGGTGAACCTGCCGCTGTTCCGCACCGGGCGCCAGGTCAAGGTCTGCAAGCCGGACCTCTCCCTGATGTTCCGCCACCAGCGCGGCCCCTGGATGCGCTGCGAGGAGGGCACGCTCGTGGACCAGACCGTGGCCGTGAACATGGGCGGCTGCATCATCCCCTGCTTCCTCTCGGCCTGGCTCGTCTCGCACATGGGCGTCTCCCTGCCCCTGATCATCGCCGTGGTCGTTGTCAGCGCGGTCTGCTACAAGCTCGCCCGGCCGGTGCAGGGCGTGGGCATCGGCATCCCCATCCTGGTGCCGCCCCTGGTCACGGCGCTGGCGGCCATCACCCTGGCGCCGCCCGCGCAGGCCCCGGCGGTGGCCTACGTCTCCGGCTCGCTCGGCACGCTCATCGGCGCGGACGTGATGCACCTGCTCCGGCCCGCGACCATGAAGGAGTTGGAGGCCCCCATGCTTTCCATCGGCGGCGCGGGAACGTTCGACGGCATCTTCATCACCGGCATCCTGGCCGTGCTCCTGGCCTGA
- a CDS encoding DUF523 domain-containing protein produces MQPLLVMSACLAGRRTRYDGRPVYAARLVEYLARDFEILALCPEVAAGLPVPREPINLSGTPFSPLMIGVATGTDYTFRVTGRILEMVEALAGRNPAAFVLKSRSPTCAAVTPIPVYDRVGPSPDKRESREIGRSLGLFARQVRRRFPGVPVADERVLADSAALESFARVALARAQAPAETAPAPDSSPKERP; encoded by the coding sequence ATGCAGCCGCTTTTGGTCATGAGCGCCTGCCTCGCCGGGCGGAGGACGCGGTACGACGGGCGGCCCGTCTACGCCGCGCGCCTCGTGGAATATCTCGCGCGCGACTTCGAGATCCTGGCGCTCTGCCCCGAGGTGGCGGCGGGCCTGCCCGTGCCCCGCGAGCCCATCAACCTTTCCGGCACGCCCTTCTCGCCCCTGATGATCGGCGTCGCCACCGGCACGGACTACACCTTCCGCGTCACCGGCCGCATCCTGGAGATGGTGGAGGCCCTGGCCGGAAGGAATCCGGCGGCCTTCGTGCTCAAGAGCAGGTCCCCGACCTGCGCCGCGGTCACGCCCATCCCGGTGTACGACCGCGTGGGCCCCTCGCCGGACAAGCGGGAGAGCCGCGAGATCGGACGCTCCCTGGGCCTGTTCGCGCGCCAGGTGCGCCGCCGCTTCCCGGGCGTGCCCGTGGCCGACGAGCGCGTCCTGGCCGATTCCGCGGCGCTCGAATCCTTCGCCCGCGTGGCCCTGGCCCGGGCCCAGGCGCCCGCCGAGACCGCCCCCGCACCGGATTCATCCCCCAAGGAGAGACCATGA